The Actinomycetes bacterium genome contains the following window.
GCGGACGCGCCGCCGTCCAAGCCGTGAGCTTCGACTCCCCCGCGGATGTTGCCGTGGTCGAGGCCCAGCTGGGCCGGCCGCCGCGGGGGCTGCGCCGGGTCGCGCACCGTTGCCCGTGTGGGCTGCCGGACGTCGTCGAGACCGATCCTCGGCTGCCCGACGGCACGCCGTTCCCGACGCTGTACTACCTGACCTGCCCGCGGGCGACCGGCGCGGTGAGCACGCTGGAGTCGCAGGGGGTCATGCGGGAGATGCAGTCCAGGCTGGACACCGCCCCCGAGCTGGCCGCCGCGTACCGGGC
Protein-coding sequences here:
- a CDS encoding DUF501 domain-containing protein — translated: MSFDSPADVAVVEAQLGRPPRGLRRVAHRCPCGLPDVVETDPRLPDGTPFPTLYYLTCPRATGAVSTLESQGVMREMQSRLDTAPELAAAYRAAHLAYVTERSRIADVPELEGISAGGMPDRVKCLHVLVAHALAAGPGVNPLGDEALALLPRWWEAGRCVG